One Candidatus Polarisedimenticolia bacterium genomic window carries:
- a CDS encoding acylphosphatase, whose translation MKASRFLVSGVVQGVGYRFFTVRAARGLGLKGFARNLSDGRVEVLAAGPAESVRLLREHLANGPRGAMVSGVEESEVEIDPDPSEFEVRY comes from the coding sequence ATGAAGGCGAGCCGGTTCCTGGTCAGCGGTGTGGTCCAGGGCGTCGGGTACCGCTTCTTCACCGTGCGCGCCGCCCGGGGTCTCGGGCTCAAGGGGTTTGCGCGAAACCTGTCCGACGGCCGGGTCGAGGTGTTGGCGGCGGGGCCCGCGGAAAGCGTCCGCCTGCTGCGCGAGCACCTGGCGAACGGGCCGCGCGGCGCCATGGTCAGCGGCGTCGAGGAGAGCGAGGTCGAGATCGACCCCGACCCTTCAGAATTCGAGGTGCGCTATTGA